In Nocardia sp. NBC_01327, the genomic stretch GACATCTGTTGCAGCGCTTCGTCATGCGTGATGGTGGTGATCGGTATCTCGCGGCCGATGGCGTCGGCGAGGAGGGCGATCTGGGTGCGGAAGGTCAGTGTCTGCCCGCCGGTGAGAGTGACGGTGCGACCGCGCAGTGCGGTGGCGCCGGTGAGGGCGGCGACGGCGATATCGGCGATATCGGCGGTGTGGATGGGCGCGATGCCCGCCTCCGGGTAGGGGTGTTCGATCGGCTGGTGGGTGCCGATGGATCGGGCCCAGCCGAAGGAATTGCTGGCGAAGGCGCCGGGGCGGAGCACGGTGGCGGTGATACCCGAAGCGATGAGCGCGTTTTCGACGGCGTAGTGCTGTGCGCCGATCGGATGTGTTGCGACGTCGGGGGATTCGACCGAGGAGGAGGAGAGCAGCACGATGTGCTCGACTCCGGCGGCGCGGGCCGCGGTGAGGAAGGAATCGACGCCGGCGTGGGCGGCGTAGAGGAAGACCTGGTCGACACCGGTGAGCGCGGCATCGAAGGTTTCGGGGGCGTCGAAGCGCAGCGCGACGGCCTCGACGCCGGCGGGAACGGTGAGGGCGGCCGGGTCGCTGCTGGCGGCGCGCACCGGCAGTCCGGCGGTGTGCAATGCGGTGAGGACGGCGTGGCCTACTTTGCCGCGAGCGCCGGTGACGAGGGTGGTCATGGGGTTCTCCAGGGATCGATGTTCTGTGTTTGTGTACATATGCATGTTGTCATGCACACGTTTGAGAGTCAACACATGTATTCGTTCCTTCATGGATATACGATGTGCATATGACTGTGAAGGACTCGCGCACCGCCGATGAGCTGCTCGATGCTGTCGGCCCGGCATTCGGGAAGCTGCGTCGGACCTCGCTGCTGGAGGTCGAAAACCCCATCTCGGCAAAGGATTTGAGCCGAACGCTGGTGCTCAATCTGATCCAGGAGCACAACCGGGAACCGGGCTCGGAGGTCACCGTCGGCAGGGTCGCCGAACTGCTCGGCACCGATCCTTCGGTGGCCAGTCGCATGGTCAGCGACATCATCAAGGCCGGCTATCTCGTCCGCGCCGCCTCACAGCTGGACGGCCGTCGCACCGTGCTCGAGCTCAGCCCCCAGGGCGAGGAGTTGATGACCCGCTTCCGCAAACATCAGCGCGACGCCTTCGACTACATCACCGCCGACTGGTCCGACAGCGACCGCCTCGACTTCGCCCGCCTCATGCTCCAGTACGTCGACTCACTGGACGCACTCAAAACGCGCGGCCTCGCCAAAGACGCCTGAAGGGCAATCCGGCTCGTCATCCCGGCATGCGTTTTGCCGGGATCCACCGCGCCGCCCAGCATCGACGCCGCGTGGAACCCGGCCAAACGCGCCGGGATGACGGGTGTCCGCTGGGAAGGTGAGTATCGGCGGGGAGTCGTGCGACGGGGACGAGCTAAGAGGGGGTGGCCAGGGCGAAGGGGAGGACGGCGTCGGCGCCGGCGGCGCGGAGGGCGCGGGCGGCCATGGTGAAGGTCCAGCCGGTGTCGGTGAGGGCGTCGACCAGGAGGATGGGGCCCTGGACATCGGTGAGATCCGGTGTCTCCCAGGCATTGTTGAGCGCTGCCACGCGGTGGGCCGAGTTGACGGCGGAGATCGGGGGCAGGTCGGGGCGCAGGTGCAGGATGCCGAGGTCGCGCAGGCGGCCGATTTCGGCGAGGCGGGCGGCCAGTGAGGTGGTCAGCAGGCGGCGGCCGGGGGAGTCCAGGGCGATGACGGCGGTCGGCCGCTCGTTCCAATCCCATTCGCGGAGCACGATGGTGCAGGCCTTGAAGACCTCGTCGGGCACCGGGGCGTCGGGTGCGTCGAGCAGGGCGCGCAGGCGCTGACCCCAGCCGAGGTCGCTGAGGCGGCCGAGCACCCGGCCGACCTCGGGGGCGTCGGAGATCTTGCCCGACAGGGAGATTCCGAGTTTCGCCATACCGGTGGGCCACTGCTTGCGCGGCGCGAGGTCGATGCCGGGGCGGTCCAGCCGGGCGCGAATGGCGGCCAGATCGGTGGCGTCGACGGCGGTGTTCTGGCGGTCGCCGGTGCAATTGTCGCAGCGGCCGCAGCCGGGGGCGCCCGGCAGCAGATCCGGATCGTCGAGCTGACCGCGCAGGAAGTTCATCCGGCACTCGGTGGTCGACTGATAGTCGATCATGGCCTGCTGCTCGGCTTCCCGGGCAATGGTCAGGCGCTCGTAGCGCTCGGTGTCGTACTCCCAGGGCTGGCCGGTATTGAGCCAGCCGCCGCGCACCCGCTGTACCGCGCCGTCCACATCGAGCACCTTGAGCACCATTTCCAGGCGGGAGCGATTGAGCTCCACCAGCGGCTCCAGCGCGGCCGTCGAGAGGGCGCGGTCGGTGCCCAGCGCCGCCAGCACCGAGCGAACGATGTGCTCGCGCGGGAAGGCCACGGAGGCGAAGTAGCTCCAGATCTGGCGGTCCTCCGGCCCGGGCAGCAGCACCACCTCGGCGCGGTCGGTGCCACGGCCGGCGCGGCCGACCTGCTGGTAGTACGAGATCGGCGAGGACGGCGCACCCACGTGCACCACAAAGCCGAGATCGGGTTTGTCGAAACCCATGCCCAGCGCCGAGGTGGCGATGAGCGCCTTGACCTCATTGGCCAGCAGTGCGGTTTCCAGAGCCTCGCGCTCGGTCGGATCGGTCTGCCCCGTGTAGGCGGCGACATGGTGGCCGTGCGAATTCAGCACATCGGCGAGATCGTGCGCGGCGGCGACGGTGAGCGCGTAAACGATTCCCGAGCCCGGCAATTCATGCAGCCGCCTGCTGAGCCATGCGGTGCGCTCCACCGCATCGGGAATGCGCACGACCGACAGGTGCAGCGATTCGCGATCGAGCCCGCCGCGCAAAACCAAAGTGTCGGTGCCGATCTGGGTCGCCACATCGGTGACCACACGATCATTGGCGGTGGCCGTGGTGGCGAGCACCGGCACATCCGAGCCGAGATCGGCGATGAGCGTACGGATTCGGCGATAGTCGGGCCGGAAGTCGTGGCCCCAGTCGGAGACGCAGTGCGCCTCGTCGATCACCACGAGCCCGGCATCGGCGGCCAGCTTGGGCAGCACCGCATCGCGGAAGTCGGGATTGTTCAAACGTTCGGGACTGACCAGCAGCACATCGACCTCGCCCGCGGCGACCTGCGCATGGATATCGTCCCATTCGGTGACGTTGCCCGAATTGATCGTCGCCGCAACAACTCCGGCTCTCTCGGCCGCGACAACCTGGTTGCGCATGAGCGCCAGCAGCGGCGAGACGATCACCGTCGGCCCGCGCCCCGCCGCCCGCAGCAGTTTGGCCGAAATGAAGTACACCGCCGATTTACCCCAGCCGGTGCGCTGCACCACCAGTGCCCGCCGCCGCTGCACCACCAGCGCCTCGATGGCAATCCACTGATCCTCCCGCAGCCGCGCCCGCGGCCCGGCCAGCTCACGCAGCAGCCGTTCCGCATCCTCCCGCAGATCGGTGGAGAGGGTGCTGGTCGGGGTCGCGCCGCTCGAGGTCACGCGCTCCATCGTGCCTCACCGCACCGACACCACGAAGCTCCCGTCGACCCTCGCACCCCGCCGCGCCGTCGGCCGCCCGCGAGCCGAACGACACGCGCGGTGCCTCCGCGGCCGCTCACTGCCGGATTCGGCCACGAGAGAAGCGCTCGGCCGTGCGGTCACCGTGCACCCCCACGAACGCCCCGCCGTCCTTCATCGCGTCGGGTACCGATGGATGCCACTGTTCCCGAGTGACGATTACCGACGTTCCCGAGTGACGGTTACCTCGCCGCCGCGAGGTGCGCGTTCACCATGGTGTCGACCAATGTGTCCAGGGCCGGCCAGGGGAAGCTCGGGCGGTCCTGCCGCAGCGTGATCAATCCGTGCATCCCGGCCCACAGACAGGTCGCGGTGGCGGTGGGGTCCGCACTACCGCAGGCGGCGGCGGCATCGACGAGTAATTGCAGGGTCGGCAGCCCTGGCAGCTGTCCCGCGCTGGGCTCCCACCCCGGTGTGCCTGCGGTGCCGAAGAGCACGCGATAGTGGCCGGGATGCCGCGTGCCGTACTCGACGTAGGCCCGGCAAACCGCCGAAAGTCGTTCACCGGCAGCACTTTCGGGCACGGCATTGCGCGCGGACTCCAGCGTGGCGCGCAGTTCGGTGAATCGCACCTGATACACCGCCGTGAGGAGTTCGCGCCGATCGGCGAAATGCAGGTACACGCTCTGCGGCGCAATCCCGGCCGCCCGAGCGACCGCTCGCAGCGAGAGCGCCTCCTGGCCGTCCAGATCTTCCAGCAGGGTGCTGGCGGCAGCCACCAGCTCGTCCCGCAGCCGGGCACCTTCACCGCGGCGATTGCGGCTGCGTACAGGTTTGTCGGACACCTTGACAGCATAACAAGACAGCCGTCTACTTACATACGTAAGTAGACGGCTGTCTTGTTAGGAAAATCCCATGCTCACAGTCACCCGTGTTGTCCACGCCAGCGTCCTGCTCGATTTCGGCGGAGCCCGCATCCTCACCGATCCGTGGCTCTCCGAACGCCGCTTCTACTACCAGGGCGAGCCGCGCAGCATCGCCACCGCCGCCGACCTGCCCGAACTCGCGGGCATTGTGATCAGCCACGGGCACTACGATCACTGCGATCTCGACGCCCTCATCGAATATCCGGACAAGACAGTGCCTTTCGCGGTGGTCCCGGGTCTCGCGGGACGGGTCCGGGCGGCGGGTTTCGCCAATGTGGTCGAACTCGCACCATGGCAGTCAACGCATCTCGGCCCGATCGAGGTGACCGCCGCGCCTGCCAGTCACGGCGTCCCCGAGGTGACCTTCGTCCTGCGCGCCGACGGCCACACCGTCTACTTCGGCGCCGATACCCTTCGCATCCCCGAACTCGACGAGATCGCCCGCCGTTTTCCGGAGGTGGATCTGGCGCTGCTGCCCATCAATGGTTTGCGGATTCGCCCGCTGCTCAATCATCAGGTGGTCATGGATGCGGCGGAGGCCGCCGATCTGACGCGGTCGCTGCGCCCGCGCCTGGCCGTCCCGATCCACTACGCGTTCACCAGTGGCCCGCTGGGTGACCGGCTGATGACCAAATCGGACCGTAATCGGCCCGATCTCTTCCGTGCTGCCGCAGCGGATCTCGCGCCCGACACCACTGTGCACATTCTGGACACGGGCCGGTCACTGGCGGTATAGAAAAGCTGCTTCGGTGGGCGAAATACGCTGGTTGTCCGGGTTGGATTGCGGTGCGGTCAAGATCGCGCAGAAACCCCGGACGCGGCGGACAATGGGGTACCGGTAGCCGCTCGGCGTCCGGTGAGCAGGGAGACGGTGATGCCGGAGAAGTTTCCGTCGCCCGCGGGGTGGACTCCGCCGGGTGCGCAGTTTCGAAGTAGTGGAAACGTTTCGCGGACCGTGGTCGGTTCGGTGATCTGCCTGGTGGCGACGCCCATCGGGATTGCGTTCTCCGCCAACGGCGCGGCCGATACCAGACAGTGGGTGATTCTCGGGGACTTCTCGGATCGGCTGGGTTCGACCCTGCAGATTCTCCTGGGTGCGGCGCTGTTCCTGCTGGTGGCGGCGCTGGCCGCGTATTCGCCCGTGGGAACCATTGTGGCGGGGCTGGTTTGGGGTGTGCTGCCCGGACTCATCCATATGATCTTCCCGAACGACACCTTCCGGTTGATCGGCGAGATTCCCTTCGTCTCCAGCGATATGCACGTAGCGCTGTTCCAATGGCTGCAGGCGGGATTCCCGTTGATCGTCGGCATTCTCCTGACCGGAGCCGGCGTCGCGACCACTCTGCGGCGGCGCTGACGATCGAACACCTCGAACCGATGATCAGGCAGTAGTGAACCGTCGCACCCACATCGGGTGCGACGGTTCACTATTCAGCCCTTCACGCACAGCACCTGCCGCAGCGTGGCGACCACATCCACCAGATCACCCTGTGCCGCGATAACCTGATCGATGTCCTTGTAGGCCGCCGGAATCTCATCGACCACCCCCGCGTCCTTGCGCGACTCCACCCCCTCGGTCTGCGCGATGAGATCCGCCACCGTGAACTGCCGCTTGGCCGCATTCCGGCTCATCCGCCGCCCCGCCCCATGCGAAGCGGACTGGAACGACGCCGGATTCCCCTTCCCCCGAACCACATACGACCGCGTACCCATGGAGCCGGGGATGAGCGCCAGGTCCCCTGCACCGGCCCGGACCGCACCCTTGCGCGTGACGAGCATGGACATCCCGTCGATGACTTCCTCCGCCACATAGTTGTGATGGCAGGAGATGGTGTCGTCGAAGAGCACCTCGCGACCCGCGAACTCCTCGCGCACCGCCTTGCAGACCAGCGCCAGCATGACGGCCCGATTTCGTGCCGCATACTCCTGCGCCCAGGTCAGATCGCGGCGGTAGGCATCCATCTCCGGTGTACCGGAGAGGAATACGGCCAGATCTCGATCAGGCAGATCATGGTTGTGCGGCAGGGCCCGGGCAACCGACATATGCCGCTCCGCCAGTTCCTTGCCGATATTCCGGCTCCCGGAGTGCAGCAGAATCCACACGCGCTGCTCTGAATCCAGACATACCTCGCAAAAGTGATTGCCTCCGCCGAGGGTTCCCATCTGCTTGTGCGCCTTGGACTCGCGAGACTGGACGGCCGGATCGAGCGAATCGAACGCCTTCCAGAATCGATCCCAGCCCGAACGCAGAGTATTGCTGGCGCGGTGACCGGAGACCTCCGCGTTCAGCCGATTCACATTCACCGAATCCTCGTGTGCGGCAAAGCCGACCGGCACCGCCGCTTCGATCCGCGACCGCAATGCATGCAGATTATCGGGCAGATCCGCGGCAGTGAGCGAAGTGCGAACGGCTTCCATTCCGCAGCCGATATCCACGCCGACCGCAGCAGGCGCGACAGCGTCTTTCATGGCGATCACGGACCCGACAGTCGCACCCTTACCCAGGTGTACATCCGGCATGACCCGTACCCCGTATACCCACTCCAGCTTCGCAATATTGCGCAGCTGCTGCAGCGCGGCCGGCTCGACCTCGTGCTCGTGGGCCCACATAAGGGTCTGCGCTCGGGTACCGCGCAGCTCGACGGGAAACATTGGACTGTCCTTTCATTGGATTGCTACTCACGGTAGGTGCACGACCCGTCCTCGCGCACCGCATTATTCGGTCGAGCAATTCAGCGCAGGCGGAGGCCGTCGGTGATGACGGCGAAGGCGCGTTCCTGGAGGCCGGAGTTCGCGTTGTCGATGTGGACGGCGACGAAGAATCCCTTGAGGATTGTCATGAGTTCGGCGAGGCCGATATCGGCGCGGACGGCTCCGGCTTGCTGGGCGCGCGAGAGCAATTCGCCTATGGCGGTTTGCAGTTCGCGGGCCAGGCCTTCGTAGGCGTTCGCGCGCTGGGGTCCGAGAGCGTCGGCGAGATCGCGCTTGACCCCGCCGCCCGCGACCATGTGCTGCAGGAAGTCGAAGAAGGCGTCCCCGGCGTTCTCGGCGGTCAAGGCCTCCCGGGCGCTACTGGTCATCCGCTCGACGCGGTCCACCATGGCGGCCTCGAAAAGCGCTTCCTTGGTAGGGAAGTGGCGGTACACGGTGCCCGCGCCGACGCCCGCGCGGCGCGCTATCTCGTCGAGGGGTACCGAAATGCCTTCGGCGGCAAAGGCTTCCTGGGCGGCGGCCAGTACCCGCTCGCGATTGCGGCGGGCATCGGCGCGTAGCGGGCGATCCGGCACACCTGGCAGCCTACCGCCCATTGACAAGCGGGGCGAGCGCCCCGAATATTAAACGGGTTATACGTTCCGTTTCAGGAGGCATGATGTCCACTTCCGTAGAAACCCCTCGTGAGCTGGTAGAACGGCTCTTCGAAGTCCTTCCGGCCCGTGATGCCGAAGCGTTTGTCGCACTGTTCGCCCCGGATGCCGTCTTCGAGATCCCGTTTGTGATTCCCGGCTTTCCGAACCGGTTCGAGGGCCGCGAGGAGATTCGCGCGCACCTGGAGCGCTGGTGGTCGCCGCAGCGGCTCTCGGGTGTGGTGGTGCACGGCGTCCACCCGACCATCTATGAGACGTCCGATCCCGAATTGTTCTGGGTGGAAAACGATGTCGAGCTGACCAGGCCGGGCGCCGAGCGCGCCCGGGTGCGCACGTCCGTCAATGTCGTCGGCGTGCGCGACGGGCAGGTGGTGCTGTTCCGCGACTACATGGATACGAATCGCGTCGCCGGGATGATCCAGCTCATGCAGTGAGTGTGACGGGACAGACTCCTCGGATCGCGTGCCAACAGTTAGTGCATTAACTATTATTGCCCTAACGGTAGCGATGGAGGAGGGCTGAGCTGTGGAGATGGATATCGAGGATCCGCTGCGTCTGGACCGGCAGGTGTGTTTTGCGCTCGCGGTGGCCAATCGCGCGGTACTGGCCGTCTACCGGCCGCTGCTCGAACCCATGGGGCTCACACATCCGCAGTATCTGGTGATGCTGGCCCTGTGGGGTGAGGCGCCCATGTCGGTCAAGGACATAGGCGAGGCCATCCAACTCGATTCGCCGACACTGTCACCGCTGCTCAAGCGGCTCGAGGCCGCCGGGCTCATCACCCGGCGCCGGGATACCCACGATGAGCGCAATCTGGTTGTCGATCTGACCGCCGCAGGCCGGGAGCTGCGCAATGACGCGGAGCGGATTCCGCCCGCGGTGGTCGAGCGGCTCGGCGTCAGCCTGGCCGATCTGGAAGACCTGCGCGATGTGCTCAATCGCGTGAACACCGCGGCCCGCCGTGCGTCGGCCGATACGGCGAAGGGAACCCGGTGATGAAGCGTCCCAATCCGATTCAGTGGGTCGGCTACTCCATGGGCGCCCGGCTTCCGGATTCGCTGCAGGAGTGGGTCCGCAATGACCTGACCGGAAAGTTCGCCGTACCAAGGCATCTCGTGCGCGGACTGTTCCCGCTCACCCCGATCTTCGCAGCGTTCCTGCTCTTCCCCGGTGAACTGTGGCTGCGCGGCGCGATGGTCCTGCTGGCCGTCCTGCTGGCAGGTTTCTACATCATCGCCTACATGCCCATGAACAGGGTGCATCGACTGGGAAAGCACGGTCTCCCAGAGGATTTGGAGAATCCCGTCCGCGCCGGCCGCCGAGCGGCCGAGCGCGCTGCCTACGAGGCGCGCTACGGACGCTGAGCGCGACTACTGAATATTCGGGGTGCAGGCCGAGGCGACGACGTGTGCCGCCTGCGGGCTGGCGCTGCCGAGGTCCGGGAACGGCGGGTTGCTCTGGCCGAGTCCGGTGATCGCGGCCTGCTCGGCCTCATCGCGGGAACCGCCTGCGGCCCAGCCGAAAGTGCCGTCCGCGCCCTGGGCGACCGCACCGCAGCCGTCGGTGAAGTGCAGGACGAGAGTGCAGTCGTAGCTGGCGCAGTCGCGAATGGCGGCGGCATCGGCCGACACCTTGCTGCGATCGGTCGAGACGACGGCGGCATTGCGGATCTTGGACACGGCGATGGTGCCGTAGTACTGCGCGGCGGCCTCGGCATTGCCTGCGGCAGCCAGGGCGCAGGCAACGGTTACGGCGGCGGTGAGGGCGGTGGTGCGTACAACCGACAAGAGAATTCCCGATGTTTCAAACAAATGACGGACGTTCGCGATGCTAGCCGCGCCTCGGTCGCCCGGCCAGAAATTCGCCGATCGAGATGCGCTCAGCGGGTGGGGATCCGGGTCAGGGCCCGGCGCAGCGCGGCGAATGCGGCGGCATTGGCGCGCCGGGTTTCCGGCAGGTGCCAGGCCATGGACATGAAGCCGTGGATGGTGCCGTCCCAGCGCTGGATCTCGGTGTCCACCCCGGCTTCGCGCAACAGCCGGCCGTAGACCTCGCCCTCGTCGCGCAGCGGATCGAATTCCGCGGTGGCGATGTACGCGGGCGGGAGCCCGGTGAGATCCGCGCCCAGCGGAGTGGCGTAGGGGTCGTCCGCGTCGGCGGCGTTTTTCAGGTATTGCTCCCAGTACCAGCGCATTTGGGGTGCGGTGGTGAAGTAGCCCTCGGCGTTCTCGGTATAGGAGACGCTGTCGCAGGCCGGGTCCAGCATGGGGTACAGGAGCAGCTGGAAGGCGATATCCGGACCGCCGTTGTCCCGGGCCTGCAGGGCGGCGACGGTGGCGAGATTTCCGCCCGCGCTGTCACCGGCCACCGCGACGCGGGCCGGATCGCCGCCGAGGGATTCGGCATTGTCGGCGACCCAGCGCAGCACGGCGTAGGCATCGTGCGCGGCAGCGGGGAACCGGGCCTCGGGGGCGCGCCGGTAGTCCACCGAAATCACCATCACCCCAGCCTCATTCGCCATGGTGCGGCAGAACCGATCGTGGCTGTCCAGGCTGCAGAGCACAAATCCGCCGCCGTGATAGAAGACCACCACGCCCGGTGTCTTTTCGGCATTCAGCGGCCGATAGAGCCGCACCGGGATCTCGGGGGCATCGACGGGTCCGGGAATGAGCCACTCTTCCACTCCGGCAACGGGAATGGGTTCGACCACCGGTGCGGGCCGGGCGGCGAGGAAGGCGCGCGCTTCGGCGGCGTCGGTCACCTCGGTGCCGAGGGCGGGGAAGGCGGCGGTGGCCGCGTCGACGAAGACTTGCCATTCGGGCGACAGTGGCATCGCGGACTCCTCAGGTGGACAGGGGATTTCGGTTGGAATGGTGCGCCGCCCGCCTCGCAGGTGCGGGCGGCGCACCGATCCGCGCGGAACGTCCGAGACAGCTCCGCGCGGATGGTCTACATACCGCGCGGAATGAACTTGCCCGCGGCGAGCCCGCCGTCGATGGCCACCTCGGCGCCGGTGATGTACCCGGCGGCATCGGAGGCGAGGAAGGCGACCAGTTCGGCGACCTCCTCGGGCAGGCCGGAGCGCTCCAGCGGCAGGTTCGGGAAGCTGCCCGGACCGGTGGTCAGATAGGGGACCATCGGGGTGGCGATGGGGCCGGGGTACACCGAATTGACGCGGATCTGCGACAGCCCCAGCTCCAGCGCGGCGACCTTGCTCAGCCCGCGCAGACCCCACTTGGAGGAGCCGTAGGCGGCGTGGTTCATCAGGCCTTCGAGCCCGGACTGCGAGGAGATATTGACGATGGAACCGCCGCCCGCCTCGATCATGGCCGGGACGACGGCCTTGATGCCGTTGAACGCGCCGATCAGGTTCACCTTCAGAATGCGTTCCAGCTCATCGGAACCGGTCTCCATGAGCGGCTTCATGGTGTAGATGCCGGCATTGTTGACCAGGACGTCGAGCTTGCCGAAGGCCGAGACCGCGGTGCTGACGGCGGCAGCCCAGCTGTCGGTATCGGTGACGTCGTGACGCACGAACAGGGCTGCGCCGCCGAGGGATTCGGCGAGCTCCTTGCCCTCGGACTCCAGCAGATCGCTGATGATCACCTTCGCGCCCCGCTCGACGAACAGGCGTGCCTCGGCAGCGCCCTGACCGCGGGCGGCACCGGTGATCAGTGCGACTTTGCCGTTCAGATCAACCATTTCGGATTCCTTCTACTCGTTTCGACAGTGCTGGTTCGCATTACGGCTTGTTCGTCGGACAACTGCGCGTATTACGGAAGTGGGGGATGACCTTCTCGCCCCACTGGCGGATGGTCTCCATGCACGCCTCCTGCGGCACCGTGCCCATCTGGATGAGGCACAGGATCTCGTCGGCGCCGGCGGCCTGCAGTCGCTCCACATACGCGATGGCGTCCTCGGCGGTGCCGTACGCGTGCTCGGTATTGAAGATGGCGGTGGAGCCGGACTTCACCGGGATCTTGGCCTCGTGCAGGTAGGCGACGTGCTCCTCGGCGGCCTCGCGGATCTTGGCGACCTCGTCGACAGCAGGATCCACGGCTTCGTCGGGTACCGGCCCCGCGCCGTAGTAGTGCTTGATGGCCTGCGCGAAAAACCGCTGCCCGCGCGCCCCGATCTGCCGGGCCCGCTCGCGATCATCGAGCACGATGGTCGGGCACAGCGCGGCGAAATGGTCGTTGACCACGGTCGAGACGAATCGTTCGCCGGTCCGGGCGCTGATCGCGGCGTCGTAGATGCGCCGCAGTTCCGCGATCTCCTCGACCCCGGCGAATCCGAGCACCAGCGCCCCGATGCCGTATTCGGCGGCCAGCCTCAGCGTGTCCTTCCTGGTGCATGCCATGAACAGCGGC encodes the following:
- a CDS encoding alpha/beta hydrolase, producing the protein MPLSPEWQVFVDAATAAFPALGTEVTDAAEARAFLAARPAPVVEPIPVAGVEEWLIPGPVDAPEIPVRLYRPLNAEKTPGVVVFYHGGGFVLCSLDSHDRFCRTMANEAGVMVISVDYRRAPEARFPAAAHDAYAVLRWVADNAESLGGDPARVAVAGDSAGGNLATVAALQARDNGGPDIAFQLLLYPMLDPACDSVSYTENAEGYFTTAPQMRWYWEQYLKNAADADDPYATPLGADLTGLPPAYIATAEFDPLRDEGEVYGRLLREAGVDTEIQRWDGTIHGFMSMAWHLPETRRANAAAFAALRRALTRIPTR
- a CDS encoding glucose 1-dehydrogenase produces the protein MVDLNGKVALITGAARGQGAAEARLFVERGAKVIISDLLESEGKELAESLGGAALFVRHDVTDTDSWAAAVSTAVSAFGKLDVLVNNAGIYTMKPLMETGSDELERILKVNLIGAFNGIKAVVPAMIEAGGGSIVNISSQSGLEGLMNHAAYGSSKWGLRGLSKVAALELGLSQIRVNSVYPGPIATPMVPYLTTGPGSFPNLPLERSGLPEEVAELVAFLASDAAGYITGAEVAIDGGLAAGKFIPRGM
- a CDS encoding LLM class flavin-dependent oxidoreductase, with the protein product MKFSMIFEAQMANPTAEHEAQVLRDSVEQAVLADRMGFDTVWAVEHHGLKWYAHMSAPEIFLTWVAARTERIRLGHGVVCMPFNFNHPVRAAERAAMLDVLSGGRVNLGAGRGATAVETSMCGVDPARTSQEVEESLRLIASAWQDPEGEFSYHGELLDIEPHHLLPRPVQRPHPPLFMACTRKDTLRLAAEYGIGALVLGFAGVEEIAELRRIYDAAISARTGERFVSTVVNDHFAALCPTIVLDDRERARQIGARGQRFFAQAIKHYYGAGPVPDEAVDPAVDEVAKIREAAEEHVAYLHEAKIPVKSGSTAIFNTEHAYGTAEDAIAYVERLQAAGADEILCLIQMGTVPQEACMETIRQWGEKVIPHFRNTRSCPTNKP